From the Musa acuminata AAA Group cultivar baxijiao chromosome BXJ3-7, Cavendish_Baxijiao_AAA, whole genome shotgun sequence genome, one window contains:
- the LOC135584098 gene encoding uncharacterized protein LOC135584098 isoform X3, producing the protein MDDSWLAKCVAPPPPLPPLPAPASTPTVPPQQLPLPQASAGQVSMNLRHHFPSFLAQEAVLKDQVRSQEASASDTFNLSSYRLGKTELGNSFLALLSGKFSQLPNSRMDVAKPQVSNDDKILSGSGCVVPSINIPPLPENHGDNAPGNWNELSSFVASRPSVNSASVHNSAQVAGNSYHDMDSIELVSPQLSKCSNTGFALNSTRSGWLTSSKSANGNKHATMDVQASRIVSFEAKPPVSNNNSPFLRGHPLVFCRNTVGELFMGNKGLFEVICFCHSCRMSVAKFCEHSGSPSANPGEAVYMENGMSISHWCKLCLGILAPNDISGWEWTGGSSTKGVFFGSKASNAPTLVNNIGTISDIKSFGGSWRSAEPLNNSVVPSHPYTMVGHTAQEKSVNKVQDNEYQRYNLDGCNLFQEKIHSSEQVIKPVLSKNQSMQIAKQSPTCVGSEKLHSTLCKGKEIIDHHLDTDGVNYNTKFVDQSVALPCLWANNSVNHGCDISSNNFSIDTSLADKDGASNIELRLGQPSQKCHIFAGSYPTPVLEFGATCNPKKPHFHQQLKQQVDNAYDRKKTSQSLHFTASETLCSNKRLERHATTAVNTYNHSESEDLSRSANKNPLISLFLSHLEGNSTSLSLDTFFNSSDHLPSRVPSGDSPVKLKVSNPVGDATHGIERKSEASKLDFLNILDERKSLLAADNGIVKSVCIVKDNQIANTREIDTSFSKKCPQISVSVDASQTSFYPDQLSGMLQKLGGKIPKQHDLASVSNKDYCNHAVHGSSDPVPSEMVGHDSLNSDIPMSLASTSLCSLEPKKKVLNTTQHLMDVNLKNFAFRHMVGLTTQKSSTSLKKSPQHHKLCCLSSMEPQLDGCQDLEMQRDAGEGNYCRNYHEISKIAIKSVHSCPSCQSGRGMDIFPGHPCHTGSTRSCNCTGSTQRVPLSSEKYCKRFSTCCICDVDEQPCLRLGRLGSNCFTGSLKHGMCNHKEHNSCLSQHCCSSVLPYCVSGFCTSGGNKTFHALSERRVCGQAKVMHATPDHDKDYLIPDRKRICLAHCGCSKNKFVPRNDQKTSFWRDVPKKVYADADISSTFKIAQALETTKRIGDQLDDCSPEFDGTRQSSQSTRAQKMFNMSSGSSAPVVTEVSTEVNNLTSCAANIRTTNMIHDLLVDEGSGNEKCGSSDEAVGGGECEETIHIMGKVDVATPGFHHLAGHSSVGLIDELCLMSPLKTKRVRNMNKCCADQENVNKNLNFERTPKTANRNESMELNGPDMLIPLSDYAFPSEIPNNLRHLEIDHSRSQGEVSPQPVSVKKKTHLSTCGSSSVKRKRSSLSCNKSNFERFSIQHKLQEDIEKRILDDDHSLSRVETSRKKTKQVLAAYLKQENSTRTGKPPKYMSLNCIGNTFSNIKTTLPKKSRPIVCGNSGIIYCGETDGDQKPPKIISLSLILKNARRCSTVEVYNTSLGLDNELSSLKLLHEKDMPSSCSENGQNPKFLRISGENKGYSSKNGGYLDTLSAGKETDSVLGPGLHPKQLKSQSRPKQKDVHTQSLNRFGAKHRHATKNSCLSASGINECSKSIEAENELNDFPSTTVDGVEHQNEKLHPREILESALPTNIPSFAKLKNNQDHAGKLSQVHQACYGVSKIPKGHWSCRPCKANSQNIVCVLCGYGGGAMTRALKCQNIVKSLLKAWRVSKTSYSGKSVPSESTENEFFNPSSVGEVPKFDKCGLAPLGEIISDFSPKAALKLDMQMQTNFPESKNCMPEKFQTHNSITAGVLDPSTKQWVHMVCGLWTPGTRCPNVDTMSTFDVSGALPAKKNIVCSICNRPGGSCIECRVPTCCIPFHPWCAHQKGLLQSEIEGDDNERVGFYGRCPHHATLNSCLPDSHVMDPEEESPGSNEWTCARTEGFKGRKREKGYKPNTQRPCDNGVCIVSQEQINAWLHINGQKSCTRGVVRQPCSDVEYDLRKEYIRYKQSKGWKHLVVYKSGIHALGLYTSQFIARGAMVVEYVGEIVGLRVADKREAEYQSGRRIQYKSACYFFRIDKEHIIDATRKGGIARFVNHSCLPNCVAKVISIRNEKKVVFFAERDINPGEEITYDYHFNSEDEGKKIPCFCNSRNCRRYLN; encoded by the exons ATGGACGACTCCTGGCTCGCCAAATGCgtggcgccgccgccgccgcttccgCCATTGCCGGCTCCGGCTTCGACTCCGACTGTGCCGCCGCAGCAACTGCCCCTCCCGCAGGCGTCCGCGGGTCAG GTTTCTATGAATTTACGCCATCATTTCCCTTCTTTTCTTGCACAAGAGGCTGTTTTGAAGGATCAAGTAAGAAGTCAAGAGGCTTCGGCTAGTGATACATTCAACTTAAGTTCCTACAGATTGGGGAAGACAGAGCTGGGTAATTCATTTCTTGCTCTTTTGTCTGGCAAGTTTTCTCAGTTGCCAAATTCAAGAATGGATGTAGCCAAGCCTCAAGTTAGCAATGATGATAAGATTCTAAGTGGTAGCGGTTGTGTGGTCccttctataaatatcccacctctGCCTGAAAATCATGGAGATAATGCCCCAGGAAATTGGAATGAGCTTTCGTCTTTTGTTGCATCGAGGCCGTCTGTAAATTCTGCTTCGGTACATAATAGTGCTCAAGTTGCAGGGAATTCTTACCATGATATGGACTCTATTGAACTAGTTTCCCCACAATTATCTAAGTGTAGCAATACAGGATTTGCATTGAATTCTACAAGGAGTGGATGGCTTACTTCAAGTAAGTCAGCAAATGGCAATAAGCATGCAACCATGGATGTTCAAGCTTCACGAATTGTTTCATTTGAAGCTAAGCCTCCTGTTTCCAATAACAATTCTCCGTTTCTTAGAGGACATCCTCTTGTCTTCTGCAGAAACACTG TTGGGGAATTATTTATGGGCAACAAAGGACTTTTTGAAGTTATATGCTTTTGTCATAGCTGTCGCATGTCTGTCGCCAAATTTTGTGAG CATTCTGGATCACCTTCAGCGAACCCTGGTGAGGCTGTCTATATGGAGAATGGAATGAGTATATCACATTGGTGCAAGCTATGCTTAGGG ATTCTGGCACCAAATGATATCAGTGGATGGGAGTGGACAGGTGGCTCATCAACAAAAGGTGTCTTTTTTGGTTCCAAGGCTAGTAATGCTCCAACCTTGGTAAATAACATTGGGACAATCAGTGATATCAAGTCATTTGGTGGATCTTGGAGATCTGCAGAACCTTTGAATAATAGTGTTGTACCTAGTCATCCATACACAATGGTAGGGCACACTGCCCAGGAGAAATCTGTAAACAAGGTACAAGATAATGAATATCAGAGGTACAATTTGGATGGATGTAATCTTTTCCAAGAGAAGATTCACAGTTCCGAGCAAGTTATCAAGCCTGTTCTGTCAAAGAACCAGTCCATGCAGATAGCGAAGCAAAGTCCTACTTGTGTTGGTTCTGAGAAACTTCATTCAACTCTATGTAAGGGAAAAGAAATTATCGACCATCATTTAGATACTGATGGTGTCAATTACAACACCAAATTTGTAGATCAATCTGTTGCCCTACCATGTTTGTGGGCCAACAATTCTGTAAACCATGGTTGTGATATCAGCAGTAACAACTTCTCCATTGATACGTCTCTTGCTGATAAGGATGGCGCTTCAAACATAGAATTGAGGCTTGGTCAACCATCTCAAAAATGTCATATATTTGCAGGTTCCTATCCAACACCTGTGCTGGAATTTGGAGCCACATGTAACCCAAAGAAGCCACACTTTCATCAGCAACTAAAGCAACAAG TTGATAATGCCTATGATAGAAAGAAGACTAGTCAAAGTCTACATTTCACTGCTTCAGAGACATTATGTTCAAATAAAAGACTCGAACGGCATGCAACTACAGCTGTTAATACTTACAATCATTCTGAATCAGAAGATCTGAGTCGCAGTGCAAACAAGAATCCACTGATTTCACTGTTTCTCTCACACCTTGAGGGGAACAGTACATCTCTTTCTCTTGATACCTTTTTTAATAGCAGCGATCATCTTCCATCTAGGGTGCCTAGTGGTGACTCTCCTGTTAAACTTAAAGTTTCCAATCCTGTAGGAGATGCAACTCATGGTATTGAAAGAAAATCTGAGGCAAGTAAGTTGGATTTTCTCAATATCTTAGATGAAAGAAAGAGCCTTCTGGCTGCTGATAATGGCATAGTGAAATCTGTGTGCATAGTGAAAGATAACCAAATTGCCAATACTAGAGAGATTGATACATCGTTTAGTAAGAAGTGTCCTCAAATTAGTGTATCTGTGGATGCTAGCCAAACTTCCTTCTATCCAGATCAGCTGTCTGGCATGTTACAGAAACTTGGTGGTAAAATCCCCAAGCAACATGATTTAGCCTCTGTCTCAAACAAGGATTACTGTAATCATGCCGTTCATGGATCTTCCGATCCAGTTCCTAGTGAGATGGTGGGTCATGATTCTTTGAACTCAGATATTCCAATGAGTCTGGCTTCGACATCCCTGTGTTCGCTGGAACCAAAGAAAAAGGTTTTAAATACAACCCAGCATTTGATGGATGTCAACTTGAAAAATTTTGCTTTTAGGCACATGGTTGGTTTAACTACACAGAAAAGTTCTACTTCCCTTAAAAAAAGTCCCCAACATCACAAACTATGCTGTTTGTCATCCATGGAACCTCAACTTGATGGTTGTCAGGATCTGGAAATGCAGAGAGATGCAGGGGAAGGAAATTACTGCAGAAATTACCATGAAATCTCCAAAATTGCTATAAAATCTGTACATTCATGTCCAAGTTGTCAATCTGGTCGTGGTATGGATATTTTTCCTGGTCATCCTTGTCATACAG GTTCAACTAGATCCTGCAATTGCACTGGTTCAACACAAAGAGTTCCACTAAGTTCTGAAAAATACTGTAAAAGGTTTTCTACTTGCTGCATTTGTGATGTTGATGAGCAACCTTGTTTGAG ATTGGGGAGGCTGGGAAGCAATTGTTTCACTGGTAGTCTTAAGCATGGAATGTGCAATCACAAAGAACATAATTCTTGCTTATCTCAACATTGCTGCTCCTCTGTACTTCCATATTGTGTTTCAGGCTTCTGTACGTCAGGTGGTAATAAAACTTTTCATGCCTTAAGTGAACGAAGAGTTTGTGGGCAAGCTAAAGTAATGCATGCCACTCCAGACCatgataaggattatttaataccaGACAGAAAAAGAATTTGTCTAGCTCATTGTGGTTGCTCTAAGAATAAGTTTGTTCCAAGGAATGATCAAAAGACATCCTTTTGGAGAGATGTTCCAAAGAAAGTGTATGCCGATGCTGATATCTCTTCTACTTTCAAGATTGCACAGGCACTGGAAACCACAAAACGTATTGGTGATCAACTTGATGATTGTTCTCCAGAGTTTGATGGAACTCGTCAATCTTCCCAGTCAACGAGAGCACAGAAGATGTTTAATATGTCATCTGGATCATCTGCTCCTGTTGTAACTGAGGTTTCAACTGAAGTTAATAATTTAACTTCTTGTGCAGCAAATATTAGAACTACAAATATGATCCATGATCTCTTGGTGGATGAAGGATCAGGGAATGAGAAATGTGGCTCATCTGATGAGGCTGTTGGTGGTGGGGAGTGTGAGGAAACCATTCACATAATGGGTAAGGTGGATGTAGCTACACCTGGGTTCCATCATTTGGCGGGTCATTCTTCTGTTGGCCTTATTGATGAACTTTGTTTGATGAGTCCATTGAAAACCAAGAGGGTTaggaatatgaataaatgctgTGCAGATCAAGAGAATGTCAATAAGAATCTGAATTTTGAAAGGACACCTAAAACAGCTAATAGAAACGAGTCTATGGAGCTCAATGGACCAGATATGTTAATTCCATTATCTGATTATGCTTTTCCTTCTGAAATCCCTAATAATCTCAGACATTTAGAAATTGACCATTCTCGATCACAAGGAGAAGTTTCCCCACAACCTGTTAGTGTGAAGAAAAAAACACATCTTTCTACTTGTGGATCTTCAAGTGTTAAGAGAAAGAGGTCATCACTGTCCTGCAACAAGTCTAACTTCGAAAGATTCAGTATCCAACATAAGTTGCAGGAGGACATTGAAAAGCGGATCCTGGATGATGATCATTCTCTTAGTAGAGTTGAGACTTCTAGAAAGAAGACAAAGCAAGTTTTGGCTGCATATTTGAAACAGGAAAATTCTACAAGAACTGGAAAACCACCCAAATATATGTCATTAAACTGTATTGGTAATACTTTTAGCAATATTAAGACTACTTTGCCTAAGAAAAGCAGGCCTATTGTATGTGGAAATTCAGGTATCATCTATTGTGGGGAAACAGATGGTGATCAAAAGCCTCCAAAGATCATTTCCCTTAGTTTGATACTAAAAAATGCTAGGAGGTGTAGCACTGTTGAAGTCTATAATACCAGTTTGGGCCTAGACAATGAATTATCATCTTTGAAATTATTACATGAGAAGGATATGCCAAGTAGTTGTTCTGAGAATGGGCAAAATCCAAAATTTCTTCGTATATCAGGTGAAAATAAAGGATATTCCAGCAAGAATGGTGGATATTTGGATACTTTGTCAGCAGGAAAGGAAACAGACTCTGTCCTGGGACCTGGTTTGCATCCTAAACAATTAAAATCCCAGTCAAGACCAAAACAGAAGGATGTTCATACACAGAGTCTCAATAGATTCGGAGCAAAACATAGACACGCAACAAAGAACTCCTGCTTATCAGCTTCTGGAATCAATGAATGCTCAAAATCGATTGAGGCAGAAAATGAGCTAAATGATTTTCCGTCAACTACTGTAG ATGGAGTGGAACATCAAAATGAGAAGCTTCATCCAAGGGAGATTTTAGAATCTGCATTGCCAACAAATATTCCATCATTTGCCAAGCTTAAGAACAATCAAGATCATGCTGGCAAGCTGTCTCAA GTTCACCAGGCTTGCTATGGTGTTTCAAAAATTCCAAAAGGGCATTGGTCTTGTAGGCCATGCAAGGCCAACTCCCAAAACATT GTTTGTGTTTTGTGTGGATATGGAGGTGGAGCCATGACACGGGCGCTAAAATGCCAAAATATTGTCAAAAGTTTGTTGAAGGCTTGGAGAGTCAGTAAAACATCCTACTCTGGCAAATCAGTTCCTTCTGAAAGTACAGAGAATGAGTTTTTTAATCCTAGTTCAGTAGGTGAAGTACCAAAGTTTGACAAATGTGGTTTAGCTCCTCTTGGTGAGATAATCTCCGATTTCTCTCCCAAAGCTGCTTTGAAATTGGATATGCAGATGCAAACCAACTTtcctgaaagcaaaaattgcatgcCGGAAAAGTTTCAGACCCATAACAGCATAACTGCTGGAGTATTGGATCCATCCACTAAACAGTGGGTTCATATGGTTTGTGGACTCTGGACACCCGGTACAAGATGCCCAAACGTTGACACAATGAGCACTTTCGATGTATCTGGTGCTTTACCGGCGAAGAAAAATATT GTTTGCTCAATATGTAACCGACCTGGGGGTTCATGTATAGAGTGCAGAGTTCCAACTTGTTGTATCCCATTTCATCCTTGGTGTGCACATCAGAAG GGTTTACTGCAAAGTGAAATTGAAGGTGATGACAATGAAAGGGTTGGCTTTTATGGGAGATGTCCACATCATGCAACTCTCAATAGTTGTCTTCCTGATAGTCATGTTATGGATCCTGAAGAAGAAAGTCCAGGGAGCAACGAATGGACATGTGCTCGCACAGAG GGTTTTAAAGGtcggaaaagagagaaaggatacAAACCTAACACTCAGAGACCCTGTGATAATGGAGTATGCATTGTTTCTCAGGAGCAGATAAATGCCTGGCTTCATATCAATGGCCAAAAGTCATGTACAAGAGGTGTGGTGAGACAGCCATGTTCAGATGTTGAGTATGACCTCCGG AAAGAATATATTCGTTACAAACAATCGAAGGGATGGAAGCATTTGGTGGTCTACAAATCAGGAATTCATGCTCTTGGTCTCTACACATCGCAGTTCATTGCCCGTGGAGCTATG GTCGTAGAATATGTCGGTGAGATCGTTGGACTGCGGGTAGCTGACAAGCGAGAAGCTGAGTACCAATCAGGAAGGAGAATCCAGTACAAAAGTGCCTGCTACTTCTTCAGGATAGACAAGGAGCATATCATCGATGCGACTCGCAAAGGTGGGATCGCTCGATTCGTCAACCATTCATGCCTG CCCAACTGTGTTGCCAAAGTGATCTCAATCAGGAACGAGAAAAAG GTGGTGTTCTTTGCGGAAAGGGACATAAATCCAGGCGAAGAGATTACATACGACTACCACTTCAACAGTGAGGATGAGGGCAAAAAGATCCCGTGTTTCTGTAACTCAAGAAATTGCAGGCGATATCTGAACTAG